A genomic segment from Salmo trutta chromosome 38, fSalTru1.1, whole genome shotgun sequence encodes:
- the LOC115178300 gene encoding heterogeneous nuclear ribonucleoprotein L-like isoform X2 has translation MMMPFKRQALVEFEAMESADQCVTCGAIEAVYIAGQQAFFNYSTSKRITRPTNADDPSSGNKVLLLSIQNPLYPITTDVLYTVCNPIGNVLRIVIFKRNGIQAMVEFETVKNAQKAKSALNGADIYAGCCTLKIEYARPTRLNVLRNDNDSWDYTKPFLVRRERGKGRQRQAILGEHPSSYSDNGYGSHCPLLPLPSNNRYKRNSPHDAQEVVAYPLPQTSSYMGHASSSSVAMVSGLHPAKMNCTRIFNLFCLYGNIEKVKFMKSVPGTALVEMGDEYAVDRSITHLNSIKVFSKRLNVCVSKQHAVIPSQVFELEDGSSSYKDFAMTRNNRFSSVGQASKNIIQPPAAVLHFYNVPPCITEDELQRLCTEHDVPGFIKFKVFDAKPSSKTISGLFEFDNKTHAVEVLTVLNHHQIRIPNGSNPYTLKLCFSTSSHL, from the exons ATGATGATGCCGTTCAAGCGTCAGGCGCTGGTGGAGTTTGAAGCCATGGAGAGCGCCGACCAGTGCGTGACATGCGGGGCCATCGAAGCGGTCTACATTGCCGGCCAGCAGGCCTTCTTCAACTACTCCACCAGTAAGAGGATCACGCGGCCAACTAATGCCGATGACCCCAGCAGTGGCAACAAAGTCCTGCTCCTCTCCATTCAGAACCCCCTCTATCCCATCACCACT GATGTTCTGTACACAGTCTGCAATCCCATAGGCAACGTGCTGCGCATTGTCATCTTCAAACGCAATGGAATCCAGGCCATGGTGGA GTTCGAAACTGTCAAAAACGCCCAGAAGGCGAAATCGGCTCTCAACGGAGCAGACATATATGCCGGCTGCTGCACCCTGAAGATCGAATACGCtcgg CCCACGCGACTCAACGTCCTCCGCAACGACAATGATAGCTGGGACTACACCAAGCCCTTTCTCGTCAGGCGAG AGCGAGGGAAGGGGAGACAACGCCAGGCCATTCTGGGAGAGCATCCGTCCTCCTACAGCGACAACGGCTATG GGTCACACTGCCCCCTGCTGCCCCTGCCCAGCAATAACCGGTACAAGAGGAACTCTCCCCATGATGCCCAGGAGGTGGTTGCCTACCCCCTGCCCCAGACCTCCTCCTATATGGGCCACGCCTCCAGCTCGTCGGTCGCCATGGTGAGCGGCCTGCACCCTGCCAAGATGAACTGCACCCGCATCTTCAACCTCTTCTGCCTGTACGGGAATATTGAGAAG GTGAAGTTTATGAAGAGTGTCCCGGGCACCGCACTGGTAGAGATGGGAGATGAGTACGCTGTGGACCGATCCATCACACACCTCAACAGCATCAAGGTGTTCAGCAAGAGGCTCAACGTCTG tGTGTCCAAGCAGCACGCGGTCATCCCCAGTCAGGTGTTTGAGCTGGAGGACGGCAGCAGCAGCTACAAGGACTTTGCCATGACCCGGAACAACCGCTTCAGCAGCGTGGGCCAGGCATCCAAGAACATCATCCAGCCGCCTGCCGCTGTGCTGCACTTCTACAATGTCCCGCCCTGCATCACTGAGGACGAGCTGCAGAGG TTATGTACAGAGCACGATGTACCCGGTTTCATCAAGTTCAAAGTCTTCGATGCAAAAC CCAGCTCCAAAACTATCTCAGGCTTATTCGAATTTGACAACAAGACGCATGCTGTGGAGGTTCTAACAGTCCTCAACCACCACCAGATCAGAATTCCAA ATGGTTCCAACCCTTACACCCTCAAGCTTTGTTTCTCCACTTCCTCACACCTCTGA